The following coding sequences lie in one Chiroxiphia lanceolata isolate bChiLan1 chromosome 19, bChiLan1.pri, whole genome shotgun sequence genomic window:
- the HEXD gene encoding hexosaminidase D isoform X3: MEFVLKHREFAHLREVPALPNALNPHKEESLALIKAMVDQVMALHEGLEWFHIGCDEVYYLGEGEESKQWLQQPDNTPEKLCLAHIKAVASCVASSYPRVTPIVWDDMLRGMSEETLADSGVPQLVQPMIWDYAADLDVEGKVQLIEKYRRCGFSKVWFASAFKGATGVNQSLTLIGHHLKNHLEWLEVASRTPPDVLEGIALTGWQRYDHFSVLCELLPVAIPSLAVCLQALKNGGYSEKVKENVEKLLGMSNLEIDTYMSTSLGTFPGSNILTLVTQVSFYLKSSVDELLERNRYVTGWFSPYHRKRKIIHPIIMHLFQPDAVSLLSKWNAVVQDLQAAMEQVFHQCAIEEWMEENVHPSLQKLQQVVDDLDEAIKAQN, translated from the exons ATGGAG TTTGTGCTGAAGCACAGGGAGTTCGCTCATCTGCGGGAGGTGCCGGCGCTGCCCAACGCCCTGAACCCGCACAAGGAGGAGTCTCTGGCGCTGATCAAGGCCATGGTTGACCAGGTCATGGCCCTGCACGAGGGCCTGGAATGGTTCCACATCGGATGTGATGAG GTCTACTACCTCGGTGAAGGAGAGGAGTcaaagcagtggctgcagcagccagacaacaccccagagaagctgtgcttgGCCCACATAAAGGCAGTTGCCAGTTGTGTGGCCTCATCTTACCCCAGGGTGACTCCCATCGTGTGGGACGACATGCTCAGGGGGATGAGTGAGGAGACACTGGCAG ACTCCGGGGTCCCACAGCTGGTGCAGCCCATGATCTGGGACTATGCAGCCGACCTGGACGTGGAGGGCAAAG TGCAGCTCATAGAGAAGTATCGGAGATGTGGCTTCTCCAAGGTGTGGTTTGCAAGTGCCTTTAAAGGGGCCACAGGAGTGAATCAGTCCCTCACACTTATTGGGCACCACCTGAAGAACCACCTGGAGTGGCTGGAAgtggccagcaggacccccCCTGATGTCCTTGAAGGTATCGCCCTGACCGGCTGGCAGAG gTATGATCACTTCTCTGTTTTGTGTGAGCTTCTCCCAGTGGCAATTCCATccctggctgtgtgtctgcaggcACTAAAGAATG GTGGCTACTCTGAAAAGGTTAAAGAGAATGTGGAAAAGCTCCTGGGAATGTCTAACCTGGAAATTGATACTTACATGAG CACAAGTCTGGGCACCTTTCCTGGGAGCAACATCCTCACCCTTGTGACACAAGTGAGCTTCTACCTCAAGTCATCAGTGGATGAACTTCTTGAAAGGAACAG GTATGTCACAGGCTGGTTCAGCCCCTaccacagaaaaaggaagattatTCATCCTATAATAATGCACCTCTTCCAGCCAGATGCAGTCAG TCTCCTCTCCAAGTGGAATGCTGTGGTGCAAGACCTTCAAGCAGCCATGGAGCAAGTTTTCCACCAGTGTGCTATAGAGGAGTGGATGGAGGAGAACGTCCACCCCAGCCTACAGAAGCTGCAGCAAGTGGTGGATGATTTAGATGAAGcaataaaagcacaaaattag
- the HEXD gene encoding hexosaminidase D isoform X2, translating into MEYEDTFPYTGPLEPLRAPHAYSPAELRAVLSRARAQGLDVVPLVQSFGHMEFVLKHREFAHLREVPALPNALNPHKEESLALIKAMVDQVMALHEGLEWFHIGCDEVYYLGEGEESKQWLQQPDNTPEKLCLAHIKAVASCVASSYPRVTPIVWDDMLRGMSEETLADSGVPQLVQPMIWDYAADLDVEGKVQLIEKYRRCGFSKVWFASAFKGATGVNQSLTLIGHHLKNHLEWLEVASRTPPDVLEGIALTGWQRYDHFSVLCELLPVAIPSLAVCLQALKNGGYSEKVKENVEKLLGMSNLEIDTYMSTSLGTFPGSNILTLVTQVSFYLKSSVDELLERNRYVTGWFSPYHRKRKIIHPIIMHLFQPDAVSLLSKWNAVVQDLQAAMEQVFHQCAIEEWMEENVHPSLQKLQQVVDDLDEAIKAQN; encoded by the exons ATGGAATATGAGGACACTTTTCCGTATACAGGACCGCTGGAGCCGCTGCGGGCACCGCACGCCTACAG CCCCGCGGAGCTCCGGGCTGTGCTGAGCCGGGCGCGGGCGCAGGGCCTGGACGTGGTGCCGCTGGTGCAGAGCTTCGGGCACATGGAG TTTGTGCTGAAGCACAGGGAGTTCGCTCATCTGCGGGAGGTGCCGGCGCTGCCCAACGCCCTGAACCCGCACAAGGAGGAGTCTCTGGCGCTGATCAAGGCCATGGTTGACCAGGTCATGGCCCTGCACGAGGGCCTGGAATGGTTCCACATCGGATGTGATGAG GTCTACTACCTCGGTGAAGGAGAGGAGTcaaagcagtggctgcagcagccagacaacaccccagagaagctgtgcttgGCCCACATAAAGGCAGTTGCCAGTTGTGTGGCCTCATCTTACCCCAGGGTGACTCCCATCGTGTGGGACGACATGCTCAGGGGGATGAGTGAGGAGACACTGGCAG ACTCCGGGGTCCCACAGCTGGTGCAGCCCATGATCTGGGACTATGCAGCCGACCTGGACGTGGAGGGCAAAG TGCAGCTCATAGAGAAGTATCGGAGATGTGGCTTCTCCAAGGTGTGGTTTGCAAGTGCCTTTAAAGGGGCCACAGGAGTGAATCAGTCCCTCACACTTATTGGGCACCACCTGAAGAACCACCTGGAGTGGCTGGAAgtggccagcaggacccccCCTGATGTCCTTGAAGGTATCGCCCTGACCGGCTGGCAGAG gTATGATCACTTCTCTGTTTTGTGTGAGCTTCTCCCAGTGGCAATTCCATccctggctgtgtgtctgcaggcACTAAAGAATG GTGGCTACTCTGAAAAGGTTAAAGAGAATGTGGAAAAGCTCCTGGGAATGTCTAACCTGGAAATTGATACTTACATGAG CACAAGTCTGGGCACCTTTCCTGGGAGCAACATCCTCACCCTTGTGACACAAGTGAGCTTCTACCTCAAGTCATCAGTGGATGAACTTCTTGAAAGGAACAG GTATGTCACAGGCTGGTTCAGCCCCTaccacagaaaaaggaagattatTCATCCTATAATAATGCACCTCTTCCAGCCAGATGCAGTCAG TCTCCTCTCCAAGTGGAATGCTGTGGTGCAAGACCTTCAAGCAGCCATGGAGCAAGTTTTCCACCAGTGTGCTATAGAGGAGTGGATGGAGGAGAACGTCCACCCCAGCCTACAGAAGCTGCAGCAAGTGGTGGATGATTTAGATGAAGcaataaaagcacaaaattag
- the HEXD gene encoding hexosaminidase D isoform X1: MRRRLVHLDLKGAAPRAPYLEQVLPLFRDLGATGLLMEYEDTFPYTGPLEPLRAPHAYSPAELRAVLSRARAQGLDVVPLVQSFGHMEFVLKHREFAHLREVPALPNALNPHKEESLALIKAMVDQVMALHEGLEWFHIGCDEVYYLGEGEESKQWLQQPDNTPEKLCLAHIKAVASCVASSYPRVTPIVWDDMLRGMSEETLADSGVPQLVQPMIWDYAADLDVEGKVQLIEKYRRCGFSKVWFASAFKGATGVNQSLTLIGHHLKNHLEWLEVASRTPPDVLEGIALTGWQRYDHFSVLCELLPVAIPSLAVCLQALKNGGYSEKVKENVEKLLGMSNLEIDTYMSTSLGTFPGSNILTLVTQVSFYLKSSVDELLERNRYVTGWFSPYHRKRKIIHPIIMHLFQPDAVSLLSKWNAVVQDLQAAMEQVFHQCAIEEWMEENVHPSLQKLQQVVDDLDEAIKAQN, translated from the exons ATGCGGCGGCGCCTGGTGCACCTGGACCTGAAGGGCGCCGCGCCCCGCGCGCCGTACCTGGAACAG GTGCTGCCGCTGTTCCGTGACCTCGGTGCCACCGGGCTGCTGATGGAATATGAGGACACTTTTCCGTATACAGGACCGCTGGAGCCGCTGCGGGCACCGCACGCCTACAG CCCCGCGGAGCTCCGGGCTGTGCTGAGCCGGGCGCGGGCGCAGGGCCTGGACGTGGTGCCGCTGGTGCAGAGCTTCGGGCACATGGAG TTTGTGCTGAAGCACAGGGAGTTCGCTCATCTGCGGGAGGTGCCGGCGCTGCCCAACGCCCTGAACCCGCACAAGGAGGAGTCTCTGGCGCTGATCAAGGCCATGGTTGACCAGGTCATGGCCCTGCACGAGGGCCTGGAATGGTTCCACATCGGATGTGATGAG GTCTACTACCTCGGTGAAGGAGAGGAGTcaaagcagtggctgcagcagccagacaacaccccagagaagctgtgcttgGCCCACATAAAGGCAGTTGCCAGTTGTGTGGCCTCATCTTACCCCAGGGTGACTCCCATCGTGTGGGACGACATGCTCAGGGGGATGAGTGAGGAGACACTGGCAG ACTCCGGGGTCCCACAGCTGGTGCAGCCCATGATCTGGGACTATGCAGCCGACCTGGACGTGGAGGGCAAAG TGCAGCTCATAGAGAAGTATCGGAGATGTGGCTTCTCCAAGGTGTGGTTTGCAAGTGCCTTTAAAGGGGCCACAGGAGTGAATCAGTCCCTCACACTTATTGGGCACCACCTGAAGAACCACCTGGAGTGGCTGGAAgtggccagcaggacccccCCTGATGTCCTTGAAGGTATCGCCCTGACCGGCTGGCAGAG gTATGATCACTTCTCTGTTTTGTGTGAGCTTCTCCCAGTGGCAATTCCATccctggctgtgtgtctgcaggcACTAAAGAATG GTGGCTACTCTGAAAAGGTTAAAGAGAATGTGGAAAAGCTCCTGGGAATGTCTAACCTGGAAATTGATACTTACATGAG CACAAGTCTGGGCACCTTTCCTGGGAGCAACATCCTCACCCTTGTGACACAAGTGAGCTTCTACCTCAAGTCATCAGTGGATGAACTTCTTGAAAGGAACAG GTATGTCACAGGCTGGTTCAGCCCCTaccacagaaaaaggaagattatTCATCCTATAATAATGCACCTCTTCCAGCCAGATGCAGTCAG TCTCCTCTCCAAGTGGAATGCTGTGGTGCAAGACCTTCAAGCAGCCATGGAGCAAGTTTTCCACCAGTGTGCTATAGAGGAGTGGATGGAGGAGAACGTCCACCCCAGCCTACAGAAGCTGCAGCAAGTGGTGGATGATTTAGATGAAGcaataaaagcacaaaattag
- the OGFOD3 gene encoding 2-oxoglutarate and iron-dependent oxygenase domain-containing protein 3: MAPQRRALPRGPESAGTGPGPATGTGTGRGGRRHSSARKGRSRQDPRGWRAKAAILLLLLTAAVGGLVLWSCLLARDGISGDGILQDGVTEVLAHRSDSLRDKFVEIPCSEDYDSHRRFEGCTPRRCGRGVSDAIITREEAERIRRIAERGLSLGGSDGGASILDLHSGALSLGKHFVNLYRYFGDKIHDIFTEEDFALYRDVRQRIQQRIAEVFGISSSSMYLTKPTFFSRMNSTEAKTTHDEYWHPHVDKVTYGSFDYTSLLYLSDYTQDFGGGRFVFLDADSNKTVEPRAGRVSFFTSGSENLHRVEKVHWGTRFAITISFTCDPEHGIGDPVLL; encoded by the exons ATGGCCCCGCAGCGCCGGGCGCTGCCCCGCGGCCCCGAGAGCGCCGGGACCGGGCCGGGACCGGCGACGGGAACAGGGACGGGCCGCGGGGGCCGCCGGCACAGCAG CGCCAGGAAGGGCCGGTCCCGGCAGGATCCGCGGGGATGGCGGGCGAAGGCAGCgatcctgctcctcctcctcaccgCGGCCGTCGGCGGCCTCgtgctctggagctgcctgctCGCCCGGGATGGGATCTCCGGGGATGGGATCCTCCAGGACGGGGTCACCGAGGTGCTGGCACATCGCAGCGACAGCCTGCGGGACAAGTTCGTGGAGATCCCCTGCTCGGAGGACTACGACAGCCACAGACGGTTTGAAG GGTGCACTCCTAGGAGGTGTGGAAGGGGTGTGAGCGATGCCATAATCACAAGGGAAGAAGCTGAAAGAATCCGtag AATAGCAGAGAGGGGACTGTCCTTGGGAGGATCTGATGGAGGG gcATCAATTTTGGACTTGCACTCCGGAGCTCTTTCCCTGGGGAAGCATTTTGTTAATTTGTACAG gtaCTTTGGGGACAAAATTCACGACATCTTCACAGAAGAGGATTTTGCATTGTATCG GGATGTGAGGCAGAGAATTCAACAAAGGATTGCTGAGGTGTTTGGGATCAGCTCTTCCTCCATGTACCTGACCAAGCCAACcttcttctccaggatgaacagcaCAGAGGCCAAGACAACCCACGATGAGTACTGGCACCCCCACGTCGACAAG GTGACTTATGGCTCTTTTGACTACACCTCTCTGCTCTACCTCTCTGACTACACCCAGGACTTCGGGGGAGGACGGTTTGTCTTCCTGGATGCAGATTCCAACAAGACAGTCGAGCCCCGAGCAG GCCGGGTTTCCTTTTTCACCTCTGGGTCGGAGAACCTTCACCGTGTGGAGAAGGTTCACTGGGGCACTCGCTTTGCCATCACCATCTCCTTCACCTGCGACCCAGAGCACGGCATTGGGGATCCAGTCCTGCTGTGA